The proteins below are encoded in one region of Solenopsis invicta isolate M01_SB chromosome 8, UNIL_Sinv_3.0, whole genome shotgun sequence:
- the LOC105202320 gene encoding putative nuclease HARBI1, which yields MVAERNDNKRLTVSIITSMILLNNDESDSSISSESENDDHHDICIRDMQILYSILMANKVRGKMIATEKITDYVERVIPNYSNNTFKQHFRVLPASFEVILILIGPALNATDTASSRKPISAEKQLLIALCFMATSDSYRSICVKFGVGKATAFRSVRHVTYALHCIAPRFIQWPAEVADNIIDEFARVCGFPGVIGAIDGTHIKIRAPPTDSASYTQGL from the exons ATGGTGGCCGAACGAAACGACAACAAACGTTTAACAGTATCAATTATCACTTCAATGATACTTTTAAACAATGACGAAAGTGATAGCTCGATATCGAGCGAGAGTGAAAATGATGATCACCATGATATTTGCATAAGAGatatgcaaatattatattctatacTAATGGCGAATAAAGTACGAGGGAAAATGATTGCAACAGAAAAAATTACCGATTACGTTGAACGCGTAATTCCCAATTACTCAAACAATACATTTAAACAGCATTTCAG GGTGCTTCCGGCATCatttgaagtaattttaatactgATCGGACCAGCGCTAAACGCGACAGATACCGCAAGTAGCAGAAAACCTATTTCAGCAGAAAAACAATTGCTTATTGCTTTGTGCTTTATGGCTACTTCTGATTCGTATAG ATCCATTTGTGTTAAATTTGGTGTGGGCAAAGCAACGGCATTTAGAAGCGTAAGACACGTTACTTATGCATTACATTGCATCGCACCTCGATTCATCCAATGGCCTGCCGAGGTTGCCGATAATATAATTGATGAATTTGCAAGAGTTTGTGGTTTCCCTGGTGTAATCGGCGCCATAGATGGAACACATATTAAGATTCGAGCTCCACCAACAGATTCAGCttcgtacacccaaggactttga
- the LOC120358526 gene encoding uncharacterized protein LOC120358526 yields the protein MDLIFGDKALSNPLAIATSEGPMNSSQELASTSSTISCSNVKSPQWKRRQMEHVLEEFVENIEKEKDERRKKEAKYQKMREQNRLDRERRHKEQIDVQKSLVSI from the exons ATGGATTTAATATTTGGGGACAAAGCTTTGAGTAATCCTCTGGCAATTGCAACAAGTGAAGGTCCAATGAACTCTTCTCAGGAGTTAGCATCAACTTCATCCACGATTTCATGTTCTAACGTAAAAA GTCCGCAGTGGAAGAGAAGACAAATGGAACATGTCTTAGAAGAATTCgtagaaaatatagaaaaagaaaaagacgaaagaagaaaaaaagaggcaAAGTACCAAAAAATGCGAGAACAAAATCGACTAGATCGGGAAAGAAGACACAAGGAGCAAATAGATGTGCAAAAATCCTTAGTTTCCATTtga